Within the Solidesulfovibrio fructosivorans JJ] genome, the region ATTGCTTAAAACGAAGCCACCAAGAAATCATCTCGGTTTTACAGCTCAACTCAAATTCTACCGATTTAGCGGTCGGTTTCTTCAAAACAGCTTTGGGATTTCTGAAGTTCCTCTCCAGTACCTCGCAGAACAGCTTAATGTTTCCGTTTCTGATCTCCATGCTTATGATTTGTAAGCGCTCAATAAGGCGCATCTTGTCAGGGCAATCGGAAGGCGGCAGAAGTTCAGGTAGGGATAATCAGGCTTTTGGGAGCGATGTACGGTGGCAGGAGGGCCTTGCGCTGGGCGTCGGAAGTTGCCGTCGGTAAGTGCTCGAAGAGGTGACGCAGATAACGGTACGGCTCCAGGTCGTTGGCCTTGGCGGTCTCGATGAGGGAGCACAGGGTGGCCGAGGCGTCGGCCCCGCGTGGGTGGCCTGAGAAAAGCCAGTTCTTGCGCCCCACGGCAAAGGGACGGATGGCGTTTTCGGCCAGGTTGTTGTTCGGGCGCAGCCGGCCGTCTTCCAGATAGACGACCAGCCGGTCCCACTGCTTGAGGGCATAGCTGATGGCCCTGCCGAGCAGACTCTTGGGCGGGGTGGTGGCGATGCGGGCATCGAGCAGAGCCTTGAGCTTGTCCAGGATGGGCCTGGATTTTTCGGCTCGCAAAGCCTTGATCTGCTCTGGATCGAGCCTCTGCTTTTCGGCTTGGTGCTCCACGCTGTAAAGCTTGCCGATCAGGTCCAGGACGGCATGGGCCGTGCCGCCTTTGGCCTTCTTGCCGGCAGACTTCTCAACTTCGACGAACTTGCGCCGGACATGGGCCAGGCAGCCGAGATGGCACAGGCCTTCCCGTTCGCCCAGGGCCTCGTAGCCGCTGTAGCCGTCGGTCTGCAGATAGCCTTTGAAGTCGCCAAGGATGTCTGTGGCCACGCTGCCGGCCCGGGTCGGATGATAGCGAAAGAGGACGACCGGTGTTCCCGGCGTTCCGCCCCGGGCGACCCACATGTACGACTTGGTGGTGTTGGCCCGATCTGGTTCATGCATCACCTGGACCGTGGTTTCGTCCATGTTGACGATGGGACCGGAGCGAATTTCTTCGATGATCATGGCGATGAGCGGCTCGCAGGCCTTGGCCA harbors:
- a CDS encoding DUF4158 domain-containing protein, translating into MKKNWDAEELATVWGLNHDELKLLKTKPPRNHLGFTAQLKFYRFSGRFLQNSFGISEVPLQYLAEQLNVSVSDLHAYDL
- the tnpC gene encoding IS66 family transposase, which produces AKACEPLIAMIIEEIRSGPIVNMDETTVQVMHEPDRANTTKSYMWVARGGTPGTPVVLFRYHPTRAGSVATDILGDFKGYLQTDGYSGYEALGEREGLCHLGCLAHVRRKFVEVEKSAGKKAKGGTAHAVLDLIGKLYSVEHQAEKQRLDPEQIKALRAEKSRPILDKLKALLDARIATTPPKSLLGRAISYALKQWDRLVVYLEDGRLRPNNNLAENAIRPFAVGRKNWLFSGHPRGADASATLCSLIETAKANDLEPYRYLRHLFEHLPTATSDAQRKALLPPYIAPKSLIIPT